From a region of the Coprococcus comes ATCC 27758 genome:
- a CDS encoding ABC transporter permease: MNDILFGNNNTKTIKRLSKQYFKKNKVRNLAAILAIVLTAFLFTSITSLAFNMVSSMQLSMQMQKGSKGDGTFGYMTEEQFEQLKNSDFVEQAGHRRTIGYASNAVGHSVELNYADSIQQELTFCVPTHGSAPEKANEIATTELALKALGVEPEIGAEVPLEFELRGKTYHYDMVLSGWWEASNDMISVAVLSEQFVKDNPDVVKNTRAVDGEISGVTFSEVVLKDKRNIKEQMDNFVYSIGGNPEDMSADNFILSVENQMGKAMISSESILFAVVFVLMFVLCGYLLIYNIFDISVMQDVRQYGLLRMIGTSTRQIKSIVNRQAVWLTLIGLPIGLIAGFFAGRALLPVVMGIFSYEYSTASLQTSASPLLFVIAALFTILTVFISTRKPAQKASKVSPMEAIRYTEQDDYKKKTVTRTRGAKLSHMAFSNLGRNRRRCVFIVVSMLLCIVLFNSMIIVTQSMDEEKWITRTTKTDFTVYNSIAVNVQEGFRHHEDALPQQVVDMIREQNGLEEERYLYRNTADDGNVLVDYGFEGLECTSTYEDQDGSLRKGFGKYNMKTAPDAENLFFGNVFGASEHFWTDMMIYDGETDPNVLKQKMLTGEYVIIGERLDRLSGGPKTTSLSEQLQIGDSISFYRDGELVKTCTILAKACTVGTEDETPSTTTAMGNIGGDAPFVYLPDTLFKQIYTTPTLLSYGFDMDASLQPQMEEFLSSYIEKNPSVTYTSTKLLKEQLNSVASMVLVVGSLIGCIMALAGLINFTNMIITNIITRRHEFATMQSIGMTNRQLQRLMVYEGVYYAAGADIIGGVVALLLAVTVLKNVLNSPSMWFFTMNITLVPVLVIGVLYLLLAAVIPLIVLHFFNKGTVVERLRTSE, from the coding sequence ATGAATGACATTCTATTTGGCAATAATAATACAAAAACCATCAAACGGCTGTCTAAACAATATTTCAAGAAGAATAAGGTTCGTAATCTGGCGGCGATTCTTGCGATCGTTCTGACAGCATTTTTGTTTACATCCATCACTTCACTGGCATTTAACATGGTATCCTCCATGCAGCTCTCTATGCAGATGCAGAAAGGCAGCAAGGGAGATGGAACCTTCGGCTATATGACAGAGGAGCAATTTGAGCAACTGAAAAACAGTGATTTTGTGGAGCAGGCAGGTCATCGGCGGACGATTGGATATGCAAGCAACGCCGTGGGTCATTCTGTTGAATTAAACTATGCTGACAGCATACAGCAGGAACTTACATTCTGCGTGCCAACGCATGGTTCAGCGCCGGAAAAGGCGAATGAAATTGCTACTACCGAACTGGCGTTAAAAGCCCTTGGTGTGGAACCGGAGATCGGAGCAGAAGTTCCTCTGGAATTTGAGCTGCGTGGAAAAACCTATCATTATGATATGGTGCTTTCCGGCTGGTGGGAAGCAAGTAACGATATGATCAGTGTGGCCGTTCTTTCAGAGCAGTTTGTAAAAGATAATCCGGATGTAGTGAAAAATACCCGCGCAGTGGATGGAGAAATCTCAGGGGTTACTTTTTCTGAAGTTGTGCTGAAAGACAAGAGGAACATTAAGGAACAGATGGATAACTTTGTCTACTCCATCGGCGGCAATCCAGAGGATATGTCTGCCGATAACTTTATCCTCTCTGTTGAAAACCAGATGGGAAAAGCCATGATTTCTTCGGAGTCCATCTTATTTGCCGTAGTATTTGTTCTGATGTTTGTATTGTGCGGTTATCTGCTGATTTATAATATTTTTGATATTTCCGTTATGCAGGATGTTCGGCAATATGGCTTACTGCGGATGATTGGCACTTCTACACGACAAATTAAAAGCATCGTCAATCGGCAGGCGGTATGGCTGACCCTGATCGGGTTGCCTATTGGTTTAATTGCCGGGTTCTTTGCAGGCCGGGCGTTGCTTCCAGTAGTAATGGGAATTTTCAGCTATGAGTATTCTACGGCAAGTTTGCAGACATCGGCATCCCCTTTGCTATTTGTTATAGCTGCCTTGTTTACAATTTTGACGGTGTTTATCAGTACCCGCAAACCGGCCCAAAAGGCCTCAAAAGTATCTCCCATGGAGGCGATCCGCTATACAGAGCAGGATGATTATAAAAAGAAAACGGTTACACGAACCAGAGGTGCAAAGCTCTCTCATATGGCATTTTCTAACCTAGGACGTAACAGACGCCGTTGTGTATTCATTGTTGTTTCTATGCTTTTGTGTATCGTTCTGTTCAACTCTATGATCATTGTGACACAGAGCATGGATGAAGAAAAGTGGATTACCCGCACAACAAAAACAGATTTCACCGTCTACAATTCGATTGCAGTCAATGTTCAGGAGGGCTTTAGGCATCACGAAGATGCGCTTCCACAGCAAGTGGTAGATATGATCCGTGAGCAGAACGGTCTGGAAGAAGAACGGTATCTTTATCGCAACACCGCAGATGACGGTAATGTGCTGGTTGATTATGGTTTTGAGGGACTGGAGTGTACCTCAACCTATGAAGATCAGGACGGTAGCCTCCGCAAAGGCTTTGGAAAATATAATATGAAGACTGCCCCGGATGCAGAAAATCTTTTCTTTGGAAATGTTTTTGGCGCTTCCGAACATTTTTGGACGGATATGATGATTTATGATGGAGAAACAGATCCTAATGTACTGAAACAAAAAATGCTAACTGGAGAATATGTCATTATTGGAGAACGGCTAGACCGACTGAGTGGCGGCCCGAAAACAACGTCCCTGTCAGAGCAGTTGCAGATCGGTGATAGCATTTCTTTTTACAGGGATGGTGAGTTAGTCAAAACCTGCACAATTCTGGCAAAAGCCTGCACCGTTGGGACTGAGGACGAAACGCCGTCAACAACTACGGCCATGGGGAATATTGGTGGCGATGCGCCCTTTGTGTATTTGCCGGACACTCTGTTCAAACAGATTTACACGACCCCAACCCTGCTGAGCTATGGATTTGATATGGATGCTTCCTTACAGCCGCAAATGGAGGAATTTTTGAGCAGTTATATTGAAAAGAACCCCTCTGTTACCTATACCTCAACAAAATTACTGAAAGAACAATTAAATTCTGTTGCAAGTATGGTTCTGGTTGTAGGCAGTCTGATTGGCTGTATTATGGCTTTGGCAGGACTGATTAACTTTACAAACATGATTATCACCAATATTATCACCCGCCGCCATGAGTTTGCGACTATGCAGAGTATCGGTATGACAAATCGCCAGCTTCAAAGGCTGATGGTTTATGAAGGCGTCTACTATGCCGCTGGTGCAGACATCATTGGTGGAGTAGTTGCACTGCTGCTTGCTGTGACGGTGCTGAAAAATGTCTTGAACTCGCCATCTATGTGGTTCTTCACTATGAATATCACGTTAGTTCCGGTTCTGGTCATCGGTGTACTTTATCTGCTGCTGGCTGCGGTTATTCCGCTGATCGTTCTCCACTTCTTTAACAAAGGAACTGTGGTGGAACGATTGAGGACTTCGGAATAA
- a CDS encoding sensor histidine kinase produces the protein MISKKLSLNKVCIILATTILLLSVVMFSVLYILTKEMSVVFCSMAFCLLFLLCVTVFVILIRQKLTLFSEMLCCTLDEMMNGKIDISQVAEEENLFYKINHRLVRLYEVMQESKNSVASERADLQELISDISHQVKTPIANLKMINATLLEQEVPQDKQREFLLASGTQLDKLDFLMQAMIKTSRLETGVISLEKKQQPIYDTLAMALGGIFLNAERKHIQVEVNCPETLVVSHDRKWTAEALFNILDNAVKYTPEYGSIRVCVESWEMHLKVSVTDTGKGIPENQQGAIFRRFYREENVHDIEGIGIGLYLAREIISLQNGYIQVTSQVGTGSTFSVFLPHE, from the coding sequence ATGATTTCAAAAAAACTCTCCTTAAATAAAGTCTGCATAATACTGGCAACTACCATTTTACTTTTATCCGTGGTCATGTTTTCGGTTCTATATATCCTGACCAAAGAAATGTCTGTGGTATTTTGTAGCATGGCGTTCTGTCTGCTTTTTCTGCTTTGTGTTACTGTTTTTGTGATACTGATAAGGCAAAAGCTGACTTTGTTTTCTGAAATGCTTTGCTGCACCTTAGACGAAATGATGAATGGAAAAATAGATATATCACAGGTTGCCGAAGAAGAAAACCTATTTTATAAAATCAATCATCGGCTGGTGCGCCTTTATGAGGTTATGCAGGAAAGCAAAAACAGCGTTGCCAGTGAACGAGCTGACTTACAGGAGTTGATTTCCGATATTTCTCATCAGGTAAAGACACCGATAGCAAACTTAAAAATGATAAATGCCACCTTATTAGAACAAGAAGTGCCACAGGATAAACAGCGGGAATTTCTACTTGCCAGTGGCACACAGCTTGATAAACTGGATTTCTTAATGCAGGCTATGATAAAAACTTCCCGACTTGAAACTGGCGTCATCTCACTTGAAAAGAAACAGCAGCCCATCTATGATACTCTGGCTATGGCTCTGGGCGGTATCTTTCTGAACGCTGAAAGAAAGCACATACAAGTTGAAGTAAACTGCCCGGAAACATTGGTTGTTTCCCATGACCGCAAATGGACAGCAGAAGCCTTATTTAACATATTGGATAATGCAGTTAAGTACACGCCAGAGTACGGTTCTATTCGTGTTTGCGTTGAAAGCTGGGAAATGCACCTAAAAGTCAGCGTTACTGACACCGGCAAAGGTATTCCCGAAAACCAGCAGGGAGCAATTTTTAGGCGCTTTTATCGGGAAGAAAATGTCCATGATATAGAGGGAATCGGCATTGGGCTGTATCTCGCAAGGGAAATTATTAGCTTACAGAACGGTTATATACAAGTAACTTCTCAAGTAGGAACAGGCTCAACATTCTCCGTTTTTCTTCCCCATGAATAA
- a CDS encoding IS110 family transposase has product MNAVGIDVSKGKSMVAIMRPFGEIVSAPFEIKHTASDIHSLVELINSVEGESRIVMEHTGRYYEVLAHQLSKANLFVSAINPKLIKDFDNDSLRKVKSDKADSVKIARYALDKWQNLKQYNVMDELRNQLKTMNRQFGFYMKHKTAMKNNLIGILDQTYPGVNTYFDSPARSDGSQKWVDFASTYWHVDCVRKMSLNAFIDHYQNWCKRKKYNFSQSKAEEIYGKAKELVPVLPKDDITKLIIKQAVNQLNSASTTVESLRTLMNETASKLPEYPIVMAMKGVGASLGPQLMAEIGDVSRFTHKGAITAFAGVDPGVNESGSYEQKSVPTSKRGSSDLRKTLFQVMDVLIKTHPQDDPVYQFIDKKRAQGKPYYVYMTAGANKFLRIYYGRVKEYLSSLPES; this is encoded by the coding sequence ATGAACGCAGTAGGTATCGATGTTTCAAAAGGTAAGAGTATGGTTGCTATCATGCGACCTTTCGGTGAAATTGTTTCCGCACCTTTCGAAATCAAACACACAGCCAGTGATATCCATTCACTTGTAGAACTCATCAACTCTGTTGAAGGGGAGTCCCGAATCGTGATGGAGCACACAGGACGTTATTATGAAGTCCTCGCCCATCAGCTTTCAAAGGCAAATCTTTTCGTTAGTGCCATTAACCCAAAACTTATCAAAGACTTTGATAATGATTCTCTTCGTAAAGTGAAATCTGATAAAGCGGATTCTGTTAAGATTGCCCGATATGCTCTTGACAAATGGCAAAATCTTAAACAGTATAATGTTATGGATGAATTACGCAATCAGCTCAAAACCATGAACCGTCAGTTCGGCTTTTACATGAAGCACAAGACGGCTATGAAAAATAATCTTATCGGCATCCTTGACCAAACCTATCCTGGTGTTAATACTTACTTTGACAGTCCTGCACGCAGTGACGGCAGCCAGAAATGGGTTGATTTTGCATCTACATACTGGCATGTGGACTGTGTCCGTAAAATGTCTCTGAATGCCTTTATCGACCATTATCAAAACTGGTGCAAACGTAAGAAGTACAACTTCAGCCAATCCAAAGCTGAGGAAATCTATGGAAAAGCAAAGGAACTTGTTCCTGTACTTCCTAAGGATGACATTACAAAGCTTATTATCAAGCAGGCTGTAAACCAGCTTAACAGTGCTTCTACAACCGTTGAATCACTACGCACACTTATGAATGAAACTGCATCCAAACTCCCAGAGTATCCTATTGTTATGGCGATGAAAGGGGTTGGTGCTTCGCTTGGTCCTCAATTGATGGCTGAGATTGGTGATGTTTCCCGTTTTACCCATAAAGGTGCTATTACTGCTTTTGCCGGTGTAGATCCCGGTGTTAATGAATCGGGAAGTTATGAACAAAAAAGTGTTCCAACTTCAAAACGAGGCTCATCTGATCTTAGAAAGACTTTATTTCAGGTAATGGATGTCTTAATAAAAACACACCCACAGGATGATCCTGTGTATCAGTTCATAGATAAGAAACGGGCACAAGGCAAGCCTTATTATGTCTATATGACTGCAGGTGCCAACAAGTTTCTAAGAATCTATTACGGACGAGTGAAAGAATATCTTTCATCTCTTCCAGAATCCTAA
- a CDS encoding helix-turn-helix domain-containing protein: MNDKKRLNSYEDLPLVLDVADIQRIMGISRASAYELVHTPGFPAFRRGRLIKVSKIAFFEWMAKGSETVPRSDK; this comes from the coding sequence ATGAACGATAAAAAGAGATTGAACAGCTACGAGGATTTACCGCTGGTTCTGGATGTGGCGGACATTCAGCGGATTATGGGAATTTCAAGAGCGAGCGCCTATGAGCTGGTACACACACCCGGCTTTCCGGCGTTCCGCAGGGGTAGGCTTATCAAGGTCAGCAAAATTGCTTTCTTTGAATGGATGGCAAAAGGCTCCGAAACCGTACCGAGAAGCGACAAATAA
- a CDS encoding helix-turn-helix domain-containing protein: protein MEKTVTLEEALKRIEELEKENAELREELEYYRNRKLSGRQKHNAKWMAIYNDFVVGYESGMTMVEIAKRNNVSERTIYRYKAYYDKLREKEE, encoded by the coding sequence ATGGAGAAAACGGTAACACTTGAAGAGGCATTAAAAAGAATTGAGGAGCTGGAAAAAGAGAATGCAGAACTTCGGGAGGAATTGGAGTATTACAGAAATCGTAAGTTAAGCGGTCGTCAGAAACATAACGCCAAGTGGATGGCAATTTATAATGATTTTGTTGTTGGGTATGAGAGCGGCATGACAATGGTAGAAATTGCGAAGAGGAACAATGTCAGTGAGCGGACGATTTATAGGTATAAAGCGTATTATGACAAACTGAGGGAAAAAGAGGAATAG
- the mobQ gene encoding MobQ family relaxase — protein sequence MALYHFSIAQIKRSAGQSAIASAAYRAGERLYSNYYGEVSDYTKKGGVIASEIMLPPHAPEIYLDRATLWNAVENCEKHPKAQLAYSFDIAMQNELTLEENMELARKFVQEQFVAKGMIADLAFHSPEKEDGGIPNPHFHVMTTMRPLNPDGTWGQKQRREYLLDEDGNRIRDKNGDYMFNAVHTTDWHEPETLEHWREQWAAVVNTKFEEKGLDVRIDHRSYVRQGLDLIPTVHEGANVRQMEVKGIRTEKGELNRWIKATNRLMQDVRKKIKALFVWMAEVKEELSKPQTPNLADLLIAYYNQRNAGAWSNKARTGNLKQFAEAVNYLTENKLLTLEDLQERLSSVNEEFEALSGSMKKKSARIKELQELIREGENYQRLKPVHTELNNIKFKKQREKFETSHDAELRLFYAARRILKEKLDGKPIALKAWKQEYAQLKTEYAELSPQHKPLREEVIRLRQVQNAVDTALRQREQLQEVQRKKHEMEL from the coding sequence ATAGCACTTTATCATTTTTCAATCGCACAGATAAAGCGCAGCGCCGGTCAGAGCGCCATTGCCAGCGCAGCCTACCGAGCCGGGGAGCGTCTTTACAGCAACTACTATGGAGAAGTCAGCGACTACACCAAAAAGGGCGGCGTGATCGCTTCAGAAATCATGCTGCCGCCCCATGCGCCGGAAATATATCTTGACCGGGCGACCCTCTGGAATGCTGTGGAGAACTGCGAGAAACATCCCAAAGCCCAGCTTGCCTATTCCTTTGATATTGCCATGCAGAATGAATTGACGCTGGAAGAAAACATGGAGCTGGCGAGGAAGTTCGTGCAGGAGCAGTTTGTGGCAAAAGGCATGATTGCCGACCTTGCTTTTCACAGCCCGGAGAAAGAGGACGGCGGCATCCCTAACCCGCATTTCCATGTGATGACAACCATGCGCCCCTTGAACCCGGATGGCACATGGGGACAAAAACAGCGGCGGGAATATCTTCTTGATGAAGATGGAAACCGAATCCGGGATAAAAACGGCGATTATATGTTTAACGCTGTCCATACAACAGACTGGCATGAGCCGGAAACGCTGGAACACTGGCGGGAGCAGTGGGCGGCTGTCGTTAATACAAAATTTGAGGAAAAAGGGCTGGATGTGCGTATCGACCACCGTTCCTATGTGCGGCAGGGGCTTGACCTGATACCCACTGTCCACGAGGGCGCTAATGTCCGGCAGATGGAAGTAAAGGGCATCCGCACCGAGAAAGGGGAACTGAACCGCTGGATTAAAGCCACCAACCGGCTCATGCAGGATGTGAGGAAGAAGATCAAAGCCCTGTTTGTCTGGATGGCAGAGGTAAAAGAAGAACTTTCCAAACCGCAGACACCGAACCTTGCCGACCTGCTGATCGCTTATTACAACCAGCGCAACGCAGGGGCATGGAGCAATAAAGCCAGAACCGGAAACTTAAAGCAGTTTGCCGAAGCCGTCAATTATCTGACGGAAAACAAGCTGCTCACATTAGAGGATTTGCAGGAGCGTCTTTCTTCTGTCAACGAAGAATTTGAAGCGTTAAGCGGCTCCATGAAAAAGAAATCTGCCCGGATAAAGGAATTGCAGGAATTGATACGGGAGGGCGAGAATTACCAGCGGCTAAAACCTGTTCATACGGAATTGAACAATATCAAGTTTAAGAAACAGAGGGAGAAATTTGAAACATCCCACGATGCGGAGTTACGGTTGTTTTATGCCGCCCGCCGTATTCTGAAAGAAAAACTGGACGGAAAACCCATTGCCCTGAAAGCATGGAAACAGGAATACGCACAGTTAAAAACAGAGTATGCCGAACTGTCTCCGCAGCACAAGCCGCTCCGGGAGGAAGTGATACGGCTGCGGCAGGTGCAGAACGCCGTAGATACCGCACTGCGCCAGAGAGAGCAGCTACAGGAAGTACAGAGAAAGAAACACGAGATGGAGCTATGA
- the dinD gene encoding DNA damage-inducible protein D: MEKKMIMNYKKRFDEIRHEENGVEFWYARELMHLLDYSKWQNFENVLLKAKVACANNGIVVEDHFADASKMVILGSGANREVEDYMLTRYACYLIAENGDPRKEQIAFAQSYFAVQTRKQELIEERISYIERTEARGKLRESEKRLSQNIYERGVDDAGFGRIRSKGDQALFGGFTTKQMKERLGVQDKRPLADFLPTLTIAAKNLATEMTNYNVEEKDLQGETAITVEHVENNTSVRDMLGQRGIKPENLPASEDIKKLACK, encoded by the coding sequence ATGGAAAAGAAAATGATAATGAATTATAAGAAAAGATTTGATGAAATTAGGCATGAAGAAAACGGAGTTGAATTTTGGTATGCACGTGAATTAATGCATTTGCTAGATTATTCAAAATGGCAAAATTTTGAAAATGTTTTATTAAAGGCAAAAGTTGCTTGTGCAAATAATGGCATTGTAGTAGAGGACCATTTTGCTGATGCCAGTAAAATGGTTATTCTGGGAAGTGGCGCAAATAGAGAAGTAGAAGATTATATGCTTACACGTTATGCATGTTATCTTATTGCAGAGAACGGAGATCCTCGTAAAGAACAGATCGCTTTTGCACAAAGCTATTTTGCAGTTCAAACAAGAAAACAGGAATTGATAGAAGAAAGGATTTCTTATATTGAAAGAACTGAGGCAAGAGGAAAGCTTCGAGAATCTGAAAAACGACTGTCTCAAAATATATATGAACGTGGAGTTGATGATGCTGGATTTGGACGTATCCGATCTAAGGGGGATCAGGCTTTATTTGGAGGATTCACTACAAAACAAATGAAAGAACGTTTAGGAGTGCAAGATAAAAGGCCGCTTGCAGATTTTTTACCAACACTTACTATTGCTGCAAAGAACCTTGCAACTGAAATGACAAATTATAATGTTGAAGAAAAAGACTTACAGGGTGAGACGGCTATTACTGTTGAGCATGTTGAAAATAATACGTCAGTTAGGGATATGCTGGGGCAGAGGGGGATTAAGCCAGAAAATTTGCCCGCATCAGAAGATATTAAAAAATTAGCCTGCAAATAA
- a CDS encoding response regulator transcription factor, with translation MRILVVEDDQLLNKTLSYNLSAVGYSVDGAMSKAVAIRFLEKQDYDLIVLDVNLPDGNGFDICREVKERRPDTAVIFLTANDMESDMLKGFELGADDYVTKPFPISVFQKKVSALLNRISAQSGGDFYDDGNLYINFSELSACLAGQPITLTSLEYRLLKVLTRNSQTVLTRQVLLEKLWDADENYVDEHALTTTISRIRSKIETNRHSYIKTVYGMGYMWIGGVQK, from the coding sequence ATGCGAATACTGGTTGTTGAAGATGACCAGCTTTTGAATAAGACATTAAGCTATAATCTGTCGGCTGTCGGATATTCCGTGGATGGGGCTATGTCAAAGGCTGTTGCCATAAGATTTCTTGAAAAACAGGACTATGATTTAATCGTTTTGGATGTCAATCTGCCGGATGGGAACGGATTTGATATATGCCGCGAGGTAAAAGAACGCCGTCCCGATACCGCCGTGATTTTTCTAACCGCAAATGATATGGAAAGCGATATGCTGAAAGGATTTGAATTGGGCGCAGATGATTATGTAACAAAGCCCTTTCCTATCAGCGTGTTCCAAAAGAAAGTATCTGCTTTACTGAACCGCATTTCAGCACAATCCGGCGGAGATTTCTACGATGATGGGAATTTGTATATCAATTTTTCCGAATTATCAGCGTGTCTTGCAGGACAGCCGATTACCCTTACATCATTGGAATATCGTTTACTAAAAGTGCTGACAAGAAATTCTCAAACTGTCCTGACCCGGCAGGTATTGCTTGAAAAGCTGTGGGATGCAGATGAAAATTATGTGGATGAACACGCACTTACCACAACGATCAGCCGCATCCGCAGTAAAATTGAAACGAACCGGCATTCCTACATCAAAACCGTTTACGGTATGGGCTATATGTGGATTGGAGGAGTGCAAAAATGA
- a CDS encoding DUF6076 domain-containing protein gives MENQFIRHEPCFERILFVLTLDRKKMKERILIGEEQQIRFRLNGSQNAEVLCDMTRPLGTFLINFERDTDRDWNLYGLSPLRQALHSNRWKQPELEQAASEFLWGKYLSNDPLKMYVAFRIWNSYLLAREPRDRNAACDRFMDKMSSLTGVFHNEAMTFDRETGKPKHFQAGSLYFKGAPSEDTRLDLWFPDNRRTEECVSAYASLYPLITYYLNRLNDWGLCFRQCKVCGKYFLAKSQRYELCSDKCRKAQALQNKREFDERARENNYDLLYKNECQNWRNKINRVKNTAGFPADRLEKIQAAFSDFKKEALQRKKAVKTGTASPKEFTDWLYQQSNVIVELTEY, from the coding sequence ATGGAGAATCAGTTTATACGGCATGAGCCATGTTTTGAGAGGATTTTGTTTGTCCTGACGCTGGACAGGAAGAAAATGAAAGAGCGGATTTTGATTGGGGAAGAACAGCAGATCCGCTTCCGGCTGAACGGGAGCCAAAACGCAGAGGTGCTTTGTGATATGACACGCCCGCTGGGAACTTTTTTGATAAACTTTGAGCGTGACACGGACAGAGATTGGAACTTATACGGGCTTTCTCCACTGCGACAAGCCCTCCACTCCAACCGATGGAAACAGCCGGAGCTGGAGCAGGCGGCAAGCGAATTTCTCTGGGGAAAATATCTTAGCAACGACCCTCTGAAAATGTATGTAGCGTTCCGTATCTGGAACAGCTATCTGCTTGCCAGAGAACCCCGTGACCGTAACGCTGCCTGTGACCGCTTCATGGATAAAATGAGCAGCCTGACCGGGGTATTCCATAACGAAGCCATGACCTTTGACAGGGAGACAGGAAAACCGAAACATTTTCAAGCGGGCAGCCTTTATTTCAAAGGCGCACCGTCAGAAGATACCCGGCTTGACCTCTGGTTCCCGGACAACCGGCGCACAGAAGAATGTGTGTCTGCCTATGCGTCCCTCTACCCGTTGATTACCTATTATTTGAACCGGCTGAATGACTGGGGGCTTTGCTTCCGGCAGTGCAAGGTCTGTGGGAAATATTTTCTGGCAAAGAGCCAGCGGTATGAGCTGTGCAGCGACAAGTGCCGCAAAGCACAGGCGCTTCAAAACAAGCGGGAATTTGACGAAAGGGCAAGAGAAAATAACTATGATCTGCTTTATAAAAATGAATGCCAGAACTGGCGCAACAAAATAAACCGGGTAAAAAATACCGCAGGCTTTCCGGCTGACCGTCTGGAAAAAATACAGGCTGCCTTTTCCGACTTTAAGAAAGAAGCCTTACAGAGAAAAAAGGCTGTAAAAACAGGAACAGCCAGCCCGAAAGAATTTACGGACTGGCTGTATCAGCAGAGTAATGTAATTGTGGAGCTGACTGAATACTAA
- a CDS encoding DUF3847 domain-containing protein, giving the protein MEKSLEQLKQEYEKTTVLLEREKRKMQRLKNRQAYLESGSRKQRTHRLITRGAAIESIAPQTKELTETEFYSLMESILNLPQAGQFIRSAAENHARISGQEKGGD; this is encoded by the coding sequence ATGGAAAAATCTTTGGAACAGTTGAAGCAGGAATATGAAAAAACCACTGTCCTGCTGGAACGGGAAAAACGGAAAATGCAGCGTTTGAAAAACCGGCAGGCGTATCTGGAAAGCGGTTCCCGGAAACAGAGGACGCACCGGCTGATTACCCGTGGGGCAGCCATTGAGAGCATTGCGCCACAGACAAAGGAGCTGACCGAAACGGAATTTTATTCCCTCATGGAAAGCATTTTGAATCTGCCGCAGGCAGGGCAATTCATCCGGTCTGCCGCAGAGAACCACGCCCGTATTTCCGGGCAGGAGAAAGGCGGTGACTAA
- a CDS encoding ABC transporter ATP-binding protein, with translation MSILQTTELKKYYGAKPNITRALDGVTLSIEKGEFVAIVGTSGSGKSTLLNMIGGLDVPTSGKVIVDGRELSTLKDEQLTIFRRRKIGFIFQNYNLVPVLNVYENIVLPVELDGNKVDKKFMKEVVQMLGLEDKLNNMPNNLSGGQQQRVAIARALVSKPAIVLADEPTGNLDSKTSSDVLGLLKVTSQKFQQTLVMITHNNEIAQLADRIIRIEDGKIVQ, from the coding sequence ATGAGCATTTTGCAAACGACTGAACTGAAAAAATATTATGGCGCAAAGCCGAACATTACCAGAGCCTTGGATGGTGTGACCCTCTCCATTGAAAAGGGCGAATTTGTAGCCATCGTAGGAACCTCCGGCAGCGGCAAATCCACTCTGCTGAACATGATTGGCGGGCTGGATGTGCCTACCTCCGGCAAGGTTATTGTGGATGGGCGTGAACTCTCCACATTAAAAGATGAGCAGCTTACTATCTTCCGTAGGAGAAAGATTGGCTTCATCTTCCAGAACTACAATCTGGTTCCGGTGCTAAATGTCTACGAAAACATCGTGCTGCCTGTGGAGCTGGACGGAAACAAAGTAGACAAGAAGTTTATGAAAGAAGTAGTGCAGATGCTGGGGCTGGAGGATAAGCTGAACAATATGCCCAACAACCTCTCCGGCGGTCAGCAACAGCGTGTGGCGATTGCCCGCGCTCTGGTGTCGAAGCCCGCTATCGTTCTGGCAGACGAACCTACCGGCAACCTGGACAGCAAGACCAGCAGTGATGTGCTGGGGCTTTTGAAAGTAACCAGCCAGAAATTTCAACAAACTCTTGTAATGATTACTCATAACAATGAGATCGCCCAGCTCGCCGACCGTATTATTCGGATTGAGGATGGCAAAATCGTACAGTAA